Proteins encoded by one window of Rhodamnia argentea isolate NSW1041297 chromosome 6, ASM2092103v1, whole genome shotgun sequence:
- the LOC115741578 gene encoding manganese-dependent ADP-ribose/CDP-alcohol diphosphatase isoform X1, protein MDALLHMVEKHGDLKSLIQDWSSVYSIMDSVNGLTSLRGKKPLFSFGIISDIQYADIPDGLSFLGVPRYYRHSIAVLQRAVKQWNHHRNLKFAVNLGDIVDGFCPKEHSLDSVSRVVNEFEKFNGLVRHMIGNHCLYNMPRSKLLPLLKIPSIDGCAYYDFSPTSGYRFVVLDGYDISAIGWPEDHPKTQQALKFLQDKNPNSDKNSPDGLVGTERRFLMFNGAVGEEQLRWLDSVLCDATNLKQKVVVCCHLPLDPGASTEESLLWNFDEVMGVIHKYNCVKVCLAGHDHKDGHSIDSHGVHHKVFEAALECPPGTDAFGYIDVYDDRLSLCGTGRIESCDMHFNH, encoded by the exons ATGGATGCACTTCTGCACATGGTGGAAAAGCATGGTGATCTTAAG TCTTTAATCCAGGATTGGAGCTCCGTCTACAGCATTATGGACTCAGTCAATGGATTAACAAGTTTGAGAGGAAAGAAACCCCTCTTCTCTTTTGGGATCATTTCCGATATCCAATATGCTGATATTCCTGACGGTCTGTCATTCCTTGGTGTTCCACGATACTATCGGCATAGCATTGCCGTATTGCAGAGGGCAGTTAAGCAATGGAACCATCACAGGAATCTCAAATTCGCAGTTAATCTTGGGGATATTGTTGATGGGTTCTGCCCCAAGGAACATTCTCTTGATTCTGTCTCGAGAGTTGTGAATGAATTTGAGAAATTTAATGGTCTCGTCCGTCACATGATTGGCAACCATTGCCTTTACAATATGCCCCGCAGCAAATTGCTTCCATTGTTGAAGATTCCAAGCATTGATGGCTGCGCCTATTACGATTTTTCTCCGACATCAGGATACAGATTTGTTGTGCTGGATGGATATGATATAAGTGCCATTGGTTGGCCTGAAGATCATCCCAAGACACAACAGGCCTTGAAATTTCTTCAGGATAAGAATCCAAATTCGGACAAGAATAGTCCGGATGGGCTAGTGGGTACTGAACGAcggttcctcatgtttaatggAGCCGTTGGGGAAGAACAGCTTCGCTGGTTGGATAGTGTTCTTTGTGATGCTACAAATTTGAAACAGAAGGTAGTGGTGTGCTGTCACTTGCCTTTAGATCCAGGTGCATCAACTGAAGAATCGCTCTTGTGGAATTTCGATGAAGTAATGGGTGTGATCCATAAGTACAACTGCGTGAAGGTCTGCCTTGCTGGGCACGATCATAAAGATGGCCACTCGATCGATTCGCACGGAGTACATCACAAAGTGTTTGAAGCTGCATTGGAGTGCCCTCCCGGGACAGATGCTTTCGGGTACATCGATGTATATGATGACAGGTTATCGCTTTGTGGTACCGGTAGAATAGAGAGCTGCGATATGCATTTTAACCATTGA
- the LOC115741578 gene encoding manganese-dependent ADP-ribose/CDP-alcohol diphosphatase isoform X2: MDSVNGLTSLRGKKPLFSFGIISDIQYADIPDGLSFLGVPRYYRHSIAVLQRAVKQWNHHRNLKFAVNLGDIVDGFCPKEHSLDSVSRVVNEFEKFNGLVRHMIGNHCLYNMPRSKLLPLLKIPSIDGCAYYDFSPTSGYRFVVLDGYDISAIGWPEDHPKTQQALKFLQDKNPNSDKNSPDGLVGTERRFLMFNGAVGEEQLRWLDSVLCDATNLKQKVVVCCHLPLDPGASTEESLLWNFDEVMGVIHKYNCVKVCLAGHDHKDGHSIDSHGVHHKVFEAALECPPGTDAFGYIDVYDDRLSLCGTGRIESCDMHFNH; the protein is encoded by the coding sequence ATGGACTCAGTCAATGGATTAACAAGTTTGAGAGGAAAGAAACCCCTCTTCTCTTTTGGGATCATTTCCGATATCCAATATGCTGATATTCCTGACGGTCTGTCATTCCTTGGTGTTCCACGATACTATCGGCATAGCATTGCCGTATTGCAGAGGGCAGTTAAGCAATGGAACCATCACAGGAATCTCAAATTCGCAGTTAATCTTGGGGATATTGTTGATGGGTTCTGCCCCAAGGAACATTCTCTTGATTCTGTCTCGAGAGTTGTGAATGAATTTGAGAAATTTAATGGTCTCGTCCGTCACATGATTGGCAACCATTGCCTTTACAATATGCCCCGCAGCAAATTGCTTCCATTGTTGAAGATTCCAAGCATTGATGGCTGCGCCTATTACGATTTTTCTCCGACATCAGGATACAGATTTGTTGTGCTGGATGGATATGATATAAGTGCCATTGGTTGGCCTGAAGATCATCCCAAGACACAACAGGCCTTGAAATTTCTTCAGGATAAGAATCCAAATTCGGACAAGAATAGTCCGGATGGGCTAGTGGGTACTGAACGAcggttcctcatgtttaatggAGCCGTTGGGGAAGAACAGCTTCGCTGGTTGGATAGTGTTCTTTGTGATGCTACAAATTTGAAACAGAAGGTAGTGGTGTGCTGTCACTTGCCTTTAGATCCAGGTGCATCAACTGAAGAATCGCTCTTGTGGAATTTCGATGAAGTAATGGGTGTGATCCATAAGTACAACTGCGTGAAGGTCTGCCTTGCTGGGCACGATCATAAAGATGGCCACTCGATCGATTCGCACGGAGTACATCACAAAGTGTTTGAAGCTGCATTGGAGTGCCCTCCCGGGACAGATGCTTTCGGGTACATCGATGTATATGATGACAGGTTATCGCTTTGTGGTACCGGTAGAATAGAGAGCTGCGATATGCATTTTAACCATTGA
- the LOC115741481 gene encoding serine/threonine-protein kinase AFC2 isoform X2, whose protein sequence is MGEGTFGQVLECWDREKKEMVAIKIVRGIKKYREAAMIEIDVLQQLGRHDKGGNRCVQIRNWFDYRNHICIVFEKLGPSLYDFLRKNNYRSFPVDLVREIGRQLLECVAFMHDLRLIHTDLKPENILLVSPEYLKVPDYKGSSRSPRDSSYFKRIPKSSAIKVIDFGSTTYERQDQTYIVSTRHYRAPEVIIGLGWSYPCDVWSVGCILVELCTGEALFQTHENLEHLAMMERVLGPLPPHMLKRADRHAEKYVRRGRLDWPEGAASRESIRAVLKLPRLQNLIMQHVDHSAGDLIHLLQGLLRYDPLDRLTAREALRHPFFTRDHLRR, encoded by the exons ATGGGTGAAG gaaCATTTGGCCAAGTACTAGAATGCTGGGAcagggaaaagaaggaaatggtTGCTATTAAGATTGTCAGGGGGATTAAGAAGTATCGTGAGGCAGCAATGATCGAAATCGATGTTCTACAGCAGCTGGGAAGGCATGATAAGGGTGGCAATCG TTGTGTACAAATACGGAACTGGTTTGACTATCGTAACCATATCTGTATT GTGTTTGAGAAGCTTGGACCAAGCTTATACGATTTTCTACGGAAAAACAATTATCGCTCATTTCCCGTTGATCTTGTCCGTGAGATTGGAAGACAACTGTTGGAATGTGTAGCAT TTATGCATGATTTGCGCCTCATACACACCGATCTGAAACCTGAGAATATCCTTCTCGTTTCGCCAGAGTATTTGAAAGTCCCAGATTACAAG GGCTCATCTCGGTCACCAAGGGATAGTTCCTACTTTAAACGGATCCCTAAATCGAGTGCCattaaagtgattgattttGGTAGTACGACATATGAACGTCAGGACCAGACATACATTGTATCAACACGGCATTACCGGGCTCCTGAGGTCATTATTG GACTTGGATGGAGCTATCCCTGTGACGTGTGGAGTGTTGGTTGCATTCTTGTGGAGTTGTGCACG GGTGAGGCATTATTCCAAACCCATGAGAACTTGGAGCACCTAGCAATGATGGAAAGAGTGCTAGGTCCTCTGCCTCCGCACATGTTGAAGAGAGCAGA CCGACATGCCGAGAAGTACGTTAGAAGGGGTAGGTTAGACTGGCCAGAAGGTGCTGCCTCTAGAGAAAGCATCAGAGCAGTTCTTAAGCTTCCGCGTCTTCAG AACTTGATAATGCAGCATGTAGACCATTCAGCAGGAGACCTGATCCATTTATTACAAGGGTTACTTAGGTATGATCCCTTGGACAGACTGACAGCTCGGGAAGCTCTCAGGCATCCTTTTTTCACCAGGGATCACCTCCGGCGGTAA
- the LOC115741481 gene encoding serine/threonine-protein kinase AFC2 isoform X1, giving the protein MEMERVTDFPHTQMHMDRRPRKRARLGWDVPEAPEAQVGMFCGQEVGIMTSFAPSTAPSDYITSSLFLKGGARNGSPPWREDDKDGHYMFELGDNLTSRYKIHGKMGEGTFGQVLECWDREKKEMVAIKIVRGIKKYREAAMIEIDVLQQLGRHDKGGNRCVQIRNWFDYRNHICIVFEKLGPSLYDFLRKNNYRSFPVDLVREIGRQLLECVAFMHDLRLIHTDLKPENILLVSPEYLKVPDYKGSSRSPRDSSYFKRIPKSSAIKVIDFGSTTYERQDQTYIVSTRHYRAPEVIIGLGWSYPCDVWSVGCILVELCTGEALFQTHENLEHLAMMERVLGPLPPHMLKRADRHAEKYVRRGRLDWPEGAASRESIRAVLKLPRLQNLIMQHVDHSAGDLIHLLQGLLRYDPLDRLTAREALRHPFFTRDHLRR; this is encoded by the exons ATGGAGATGGAACGCGTGACCGACTTTCCGCACACGCAGATGCATATGGATCGGCGGCCCCGGAAGAGGGCTCGCTTGGGCTGGGACGTGCCTGAGGCTCCGGAG GCTCAGGTAGGAATGTTTTGTGGACAAGAGGTTGGCATTATGACAAGCTTTGCACCATCAACAGCACCCTCAGACTATATTACTAGCTCTCTATTTTTAAAGGGAGGTGCTCGAAATGGTTCTCCTCCATGGAGAGAAGATGACAAAGATGGGCATTACATGTTTGAGCTTGGAGATAATTTAACATCACGCT ACAAAATTCACGGCAAAATGGGTGAAG gaaCATTTGGCCAAGTACTAGAATGCTGGGAcagggaaaagaaggaaatggtTGCTATTAAGATTGTCAGGGGGATTAAGAAGTATCGTGAGGCAGCAATGATCGAAATCGATGTTCTACAGCAGCTGGGAAGGCATGATAAGGGTGGCAATCG TTGTGTACAAATACGGAACTGGTTTGACTATCGTAACCATATCTGTATT GTGTTTGAGAAGCTTGGACCAAGCTTATACGATTTTCTACGGAAAAACAATTATCGCTCATTTCCCGTTGATCTTGTCCGTGAGATTGGAAGACAACTGTTGGAATGTGTAGCAT TTATGCATGATTTGCGCCTCATACACACCGATCTGAAACCTGAGAATATCCTTCTCGTTTCGCCAGAGTATTTGAAAGTCCCAGATTACAAG GGCTCATCTCGGTCACCAAGGGATAGTTCCTACTTTAAACGGATCCCTAAATCGAGTGCCattaaagtgattgattttGGTAGTACGACATATGAACGTCAGGACCAGACATACATTGTATCAACACGGCATTACCGGGCTCCTGAGGTCATTATTG GACTTGGATGGAGCTATCCCTGTGACGTGTGGAGTGTTGGTTGCATTCTTGTGGAGTTGTGCACG GGTGAGGCATTATTCCAAACCCATGAGAACTTGGAGCACCTAGCAATGATGGAAAGAGTGCTAGGTCCTCTGCCTCCGCACATGTTGAAGAGAGCAGA CCGACATGCCGAGAAGTACGTTAGAAGGGGTAGGTTAGACTGGCCAGAAGGTGCTGCCTCTAGAGAAAGCATCAGAGCAGTTCTTAAGCTTCCGCGTCTTCAG AACTTGATAATGCAGCATGTAGACCATTCAGCAGGAGACCTGATCCATTTATTACAAGGGTTACTTAGGTATGATCCCTTGGACAGACTGACAGCTCGGGAAGCTCTCAGGCATCCTTTTTTCACCAGGGATCACCTCCGGCGGTAA
- the LOC115741481 gene encoding serine/threonine-protein kinase AFC2 isoform X3 translates to MFYSSWEGMIRVAIVMHDLRLIHTDLKPENILLVSPEYLKVPDYKGSSRSPRDSSYFKRIPKSSAIKVIDFGSTTYERQDQTYIVSTRHYRAPEVIIGLGWSYPCDVWSVGCILVELCTGEALFQTHENLEHLAMMERVLGPLPPHMLKRADRHAEKYVRRGRLDWPEGAASRESIRAVLKLPRLQNLIMQHVDHSAGDLIHLLQGLLRYDPLDRLTAREALRHPFFTRDHLRR, encoded by the exons ATGTTCTACAGCAGCTGGGAAGGCATGATAAGGGTGGCAATCG TTATGCATGATTTGCGCCTCATACACACCGATCTGAAACCTGAGAATATCCTTCTCGTTTCGCCAGAGTATTTGAAAGTCCCAGATTACAAG GGCTCATCTCGGTCACCAAGGGATAGTTCCTACTTTAAACGGATCCCTAAATCGAGTGCCattaaagtgattgattttGGTAGTACGACATATGAACGTCAGGACCAGACATACATTGTATCAACACGGCATTACCGGGCTCCTGAGGTCATTATTG GACTTGGATGGAGCTATCCCTGTGACGTGTGGAGTGTTGGTTGCATTCTTGTGGAGTTGTGCACG GGTGAGGCATTATTCCAAACCCATGAGAACTTGGAGCACCTAGCAATGATGGAAAGAGTGCTAGGTCCTCTGCCTCCGCACATGTTGAAGAGAGCAGA CCGACATGCCGAGAAGTACGTTAGAAGGGGTAGGTTAGACTGGCCAGAAGGTGCTGCCTCTAGAGAAAGCATCAGAGCAGTTCTTAAGCTTCCGCGTCTTCAG AACTTGATAATGCAGCATGTAGACCATTCAGCAGGAGACCTGATCCATTTATTACAAGGGTTACTTAGGTATGATCCCTTGGACAGACTGACAGCTCGGGAAGCTCTCAGGCATCCTTTTTTCACCAGGGATCACCTCCGGCGGTAA
- the LOC115741618 gene encoding cytochrome P450 736A117-like, whose product MLSFDASPLLLSFTPSLTSITLVLLISFLTLKCLRLLLSSPDLHLPPSPWGLPIIGNLHQLGNYPHRALQALSRCYGPLMMLHFGSVPVLVVSSANCARDIMKTHDIIFSDRPRSTLSERLLYHRKDVSLAPYGEYWRQMRSICVLQLLSNKRVHSFRTVREEEISLLMDKIEQRRLVDLSSVFASLTNDIICRVALGRKYSDGMQGEKFTGLLADMMGLLGVFNVGDFIPSLGWINKLTGLEAKVKLVARGFDQFLDEVVEEHRRKMEEKSIGSGRGEDRRDFVDVLLDIEKDKTAGFALAADSIKALILDIFAAGTDTTYTVLEWAMTELLRHPRAMNNLQTEVREITGGKPIVTDEDLERMHYLRAFIKETLRLHPPIPLLVPRLSTQDVKIQGYHIAAGTMVITNAWTIGRDPGTWDQPDEFKPERFLNSLVDFKGQDFELIPFGAGRRGCPGMSFAMATNELVLANLVHKFDWALPEGQKPEDLDMTECTGLTIHRKVHLRAVATQLPS is encoded by the exons ATGTTGAGCTTCGACGCCTCACCGCTACTACTCTCCTTCACTCCCTCGCTGACCTCGATCACACTCGTCCTCCTGATCTCCTTCCTCACCCTCAAATGCCTCCGCCTCCTCTTGTCCAGTCCCGACCTCCACCTCCCGCCTTCACCGTGGGGGCTCCCGATCATCGGGAACCTCCACCAGCTCGGCAATTACCCTCACCGCGCGCTCCAAGCCCTGTCGAGATGCTATGGCCCCTTGATGATGCTCCACTTCGGGAGCGTGCCCGTCCTCGTCGTATCATCCGCCAACTGCGCACGTGACATCATGAAGACACACGACATCATTTTCTCCGACCGACCTAG GTCAACCCTATCCGAGAGGCTTCTGTACCATCGCAAGGATGTGTCGCTGGCGCCGTACGGCGAGTACTGGAGGCAAATGAGGAGTATCTGCGTGCTCCAATTGCTGAGCAACAAGAGGGTCCACTCATTTCGGACGGTCCGAGAAGAGGAGATCTCTCTGTTGATGGACAAGATCGAGCAGCGCCGCTTGGTGGACCTGAGCAGCGTGTTTGCTTCGCTGACGAACGACATCATATGCCGGGTGGCTCTGGGGAGGAAGTACAGTGACGGCATGCAGGGCGAGAAGTTCACGGGACTGTTGGCGGACATGATGGGGTTGCTGGGGGTTTTTAACGTTGGGGACTTCATCCCGAGCCTTGGGTGGATCAACAAGCTGACTGGCCTAGAAGCAAAAGTGAAGCTGGTCGCGAGGGGGTTCGACCAGTTCCTCGATGAGGTGGTGGAGGAGCACCGTAGGAAGATGGAAGAGAAGAGCATCGGCAGCGGCAGAGGTGAAGATCGGAGAGACTTTGTGGACGTTTTGCTGGATATTGAGAAGGATAAGACCGCTGGTTTTGCTCTTGCTGCCGATAGCATCAAAGCACTCATCTTG GACATATTTGCAGCTGGAACCGATACAACGTACACAGTCCTAGAGTGGGCAATGACTGAGCTCTTGAGACACCCTAGAGCCATGAACAACCTTCAGACCGAGGTCCGCGAAATCACGGGTGGCAAGCCAATAGTAACTGATGAGGACTTGGAGAGAATGCATTACCTACGAGCATTCATCAAAGAGACTCTCCGCCTGCACCCTCCGATCCCGCTCCTCGTCCCGCGACTATCAACCCAGGACGTCAAAATCCAAGGCTACCACATTGCGGCAGGGACCATGGTGATCACGAACGCGTGGACCATCGGGAGGGACCCTGGCACGTGGGACCAGCCGGACGAGTTCAAGCCAGAGAGATTCTTGAACAGCTTGGTGGACTTCAAGGGACAGGATTTCGAGTTGATCCCGTTCGGCGCCGGGAGGAGGGGTTGCCCTGGGATGTCGTTCGCCATGGCGACCAACGAACTTGTCTTGGCAAATCTGGTGCACAAGTTCGATTGGGCACTGCCCGAGGGTCAGAAACCGGAGGATTTGGACATGACCGAATGCACTGGTCTTACCATCCACAGGAAAGTCCATCTCCGTGCTGTTGCCACTCAATTGCCTAGTTAA